The DNA region TATGCAAACTATGGATGCATTATGCCTGCGGAGACTCTCGTTCACCCAGGTGATGTATGCATAAGGACCACAAGGCATAaggcaaacccacacacaaacacagacaagtaGGGATGGCCAAAGCGAAACAGGCCTTTTCGAGCCGCTGTCAAGATCTCGAAGTGCAATGTTTTGAAACACTGCTCCAAaccagagaggaaaaaaacaatatcattaTGAGGATAACGGCATAACCACGTACAGCAGTATAACTGTGAAGGGAACTACTAacggttctctgaggaaccttggAGTTATTCTCAGAGCTTTTAGGTTTCTCAGAAAACATTTAGGTTCTCCCGCAGTGCAGCTGAAAGTTTGAAATTTAAATCTTTGAACCTTGAAATGAAGAGTTCATTTGCAAAAcgctgtatctccattttgtagaatgttgggaaatttacattttgtattgggcattgcattggattgcattgcaaaatgcattttaaataggTTCAAAaactatgttctcaaaatatttgaatggcaagaattcccacataggtgataggacctctgatcagtcattttcaataataaaatgcaaaagtcaaaaatggtggacacaCCAGATTGCAAATAAATGCTTGAAATGTTCAGAGTGTGTGGTATGACACTCACCCCAGTCTGTGAGGAACTCGGCAGCGTATCGATAGAGCAGGTTCAACACCTCGATGATCACCGCGTAGATGATGCTGGGCACGAACAGCAGCACGCCGGTCCAGAAGTTGGGCTCCAGCTCGTACAGTGCCAGGCACCAGGTCTCCATGTCAAAGTAGACCATCATGATGCAGAAGGACAGGTACAGGCAGAGCACCACGAAGGGCACAGACACCAGGTAGATGCGCAGCTGCCGTCTGCTGTTGGGGTAGATGGGCTCCTCGCGGCCCGTGACGGGGTTGAAGCCCAGCACGCCGTGGAAGCCGGCCCGGGGCTCCTCAAAGGCCTTCTGGCGGCTCAGCGTGCCCCAGCCGTACGCCAGCGAGGCGCTGGTACGCTTCCACACCTCCAAGAAGACGGTGGACCAGACCAGGTTGAAGACGGCAAACAGCACATACTTGTCGTAGTCCTCCCAGTCCCAGAGGTAGTAAGGGATGCCAATGAGAGCCATGGGCACCATGGCCAGGGTGAAATACTCCAGGAAGCCAAAGTAGAGGGCCAGGCCTTCACCAAAGTAGTGCCTGATGACATCTGtttgggtgagagacagagagacgtttGGCATAAAACAAAGGGCTTATGTCTGTGGTATGGGAGTGAGTGCAACTTATGAATTGCTTTTTTTCCCACCTCTTTGTTGTTTGGTAAATGATCTTtatcagacagacatacacatgttTTCTGTATTGCATTGGTTTATTTTTCCttgtctgtactgtactgtatgtgttaatgCACCATACATCACATTGAGTTGAGGAGCAAAACTAGGGCAGGCCATCACTGTTTCTGTAAACAAGCCGACATACTGGCAATAAGGGCACTGGATTCAAAGGCCTGTTATTTCAAATGACCACGTTCTATCATATCTCACCggggtttttttccccaaggacattaaatgatgactttgtaatgtgctatataaatatgttgattgattgattgattgattgatttccaTCACACTTCAAACTAGCAACTTTAGAACACTAAGTATCTCATCTGCCAGGCTGAAGGGCTGAGAGTCATCGCTATCAGCTGTACCAGGGCATGGCTGGATTTATGGCAGTTGACTGTAGCTCTTGAAGCAAGGTAACCAATCACTGGGTTGTGGTATTTACATACTTCGAATTGCATAATTTCTGTCTGACATCATCACCACCGATAATTAGGGTTCAAATTCTACACCGGAACTAATCTTATATGAATAACCAACCCCTCTAAGCAAATTAGCACTTCAGAATCACTACAGTATACATCCTCCTTGGAATAgagtatacacagacacaactgacacaaacagacacaactgTTTGATGCAGCACTGTGCTGAGGAGTATTCCaaaaacatggttaagtgataaacctggctaaattAACCTACATGAAGTAGTAAACCAGACAATATTttgcccacaggtgtcatttagttaagaataggagaactccaggctcttctattagatgatttaccactacctcaaggttaacttaacctggtttactactgaaccatgttcttggaattactCCCCTGGTATCACATTCATCTCACTTTGCCAGGGGGttaggttgccatctctgactgctattgctttttgctttttactTTGTTCTTTCAAGCACATTCTACAATCATAGCAGTTGCTACAATGGCATGTGATCAGCCACATCATACTGTACGATCACCATCATTGACGTGTTTGCTCTTGTTTTTTACTCCACATTCTGAGAATTGGTTCTATTTTAAAATTCAAACGTTATGAAATGAATTAAGTGAAGCAAATCGATTAAGACTTACCAAGTGGTTGAAATGAGAGCCTGACCTTTTTATACCAGGAAAAGGAGAGTCTCTTCAGCTCCTCCTTGTCATGGAGGGGAAACACTTGGAGGAGAATACTTTTGGACTGTAACCTGCGAACTAGAAGGGGGAGAAAGGCACAACATACATTTTGTTAAATGAATATCAGTCATTAAGATTCATTAAGAAACATGTCATACATCAACAGACTACACATTAGATTACCCACACTCTTAACGGTCTTACTAAAAGGCAGAATTTTATTCAGTTATGCTTCAGTTATACAATACTTACAAACACTACTcgcaaaatacagtacatattgCAGAACACATCTTTCCAAGCAGAAACTTCCCATTTTAAAATGGAATTCAGGACTTCATGCGCAGATAATGATAAAAGAAACAAACGGGCTTTGTACACATGTCCTTTGTGACTTACTGATGGATTTGCCAGGGTAGAGCTTGGCTTTGGGATATCCAGGCACGTTGGCCTCGTCTCTGGCTCTGAGGGTGTCCAGCTCGTGTTTGATAATGTACTGGCACTCAGCAACACTCAGGAAGCCATCGCCATCCTCTGAGGACGAGAGACAGACACACCAGACGGACCACTCACTGTCACTGACACTGTTTGAGGATTATAAAATTGATGCATTCAAACACAAGCTGCAAGGCTATGCATCGGCCACCATTATTCgttgatacattacattacattacacttagctaatgcttttatccaaagcaacttagttatttacagggtattggttacagtcgctggagcagtgtgggtttaggtgcaatgctcaagggcactttagccatagAGCGACATAGGAAGTGgagacctgcaaccctctgatctaaagcccctcTCCTTAACCACTGGGTCACAGCTGTCCATAGCAAAACACGTCCTCTAAATTTCTGATACTTGACGCACATTACCAGCATTGTCATGGGGGTGATGCTTACACGTCTGTATAGAACACAGTAACGTGCGTAAGTGACTATGTAAGCTTGTGTTGACTATGTAAGAGCCCTTATTGATGGCTGTAAGGAAACAGCAACTGTAGGTAGCAGCAATCAAACTGCTCTCAAAGCAATTTAACACATGCTCTAAAATACATTTTAGGATGCACTTTCATGTTTTCTTAGAGTGAAGTTCTGTCAATCCGACTGAACTTCAGTTTTCCCAGaggattcttttttttccccgttACATTGTTTCAAAACACTCTGGGAAAGAGTAAAAAAGATGCAAACCTTGAAAGTCTTTGAAGTTGTCTCTGTTGGAGTAGGTGAAGCCGCGCATGGAGCCGTCGTTGAACTCCTTGAAGAGGCCCACGTCCTCGGCCCCGTCCAGCAGCCTCCGCAGGCTGGAGCCCACCAGCAGCACGTTGGGGTTGCCCTTCTCCCCATCCGGCCCCCCCGCTAGCAGCTGCTCCACCAGCAACTCAGACCCTACACAgcaacatatac from Engraulis encrasicolus isolate BLACKSEA-1 chromosome 5, IST_EnEncr_1.0, whole genome shotgun sequence includes:
- the ano10a gene encoding anoctamin-10 isoform X2 encodes the protein MVFSHTEGGKMQSDWTVSDSDGTPFTPLVVLELAHDANAEAVQWLLSRIRDKQQDGGSELLVEQLLAGGPDGEKGNPNVLLVGSSLRRLLDGAEDVGLFKEFNDGSMRGFTYSNRDNFKDFQEDGDGFLSVAECQYIIKHELDTLRARDEANVPGYPKAKLYPGKSIIRRLQSKSILLQVFPLHDKEELKRLSFSWYKKVRLSFQPLDVIRHYFGEGLALYFGFLEYFTLAMVPMALIGIPYYLWDWEDYDKYVLFAVFNLVWSTVFLEVWKRTSASLAYGWGTLSRQKAFEEPRAGFHGVLGFNPVTGREEPIYPNSRRQLRIYLVSVPFVVLCLYLSFCIMMVYFDMETWCLALYELEPNFWTGVLLFVPSIIYAVIIEVLNLLYRYAAEFLTDWENYRLESSYQNHLVLKVLVFNFFNCFASLFYIAFVMQDMVLLRQSLATLLITSQILNQIMEAFLPYWLQRRRNKKAHRRLQKVAKKEQELPLPQQVLLESDMSTYLGTFDDYLEQFLLFGYVSLFSCVYPLAAVLVVLNNITEVYSDAFKMCCVFKRPFADPASNIGVWQLAFETMSVIAVVTNCALIGLSPQVKAYFPESDTQLILLVVCVEHILLASKFILAFVIPDVPKPIQIQLARLEFESLEALKKKKILETSSTSDK
- the ano10a gene encoding anoctamin-10 isoform X1 — translated: MVFSHTEGGKMQSDWTVSDSDGTPFTPLVVLELAHDANAEAVQWLLSRIRDKQQDGGSELLVEQLLAGGPDGEKGNPNVLLVGSSLRRLLDGAEDVGLFKEFNDGSMRGFTYSNRDNFKDFQEDGDGFLSVAECQYIIKHELDTLRARDEANVPGYPKAKLYPGKSIIRRLQSKSILLQVFPLHDKEELKRLSFSWYKKVRLSFQPLDVIRHYFGEGLALYFGFLEYFTLAMVPMALIGIPYYLWDWEDYDKYVLFAVFNLVWSTVFLEVWKRTSASLAYGWGTLSRQKAFEEPRAGFHGVLGFNPVTGREEPIYPNSRRQLRIYLVSVPFVVLCLYLSFCIMMVYFDMETWCLALYELEPNFWTGVLLFVPSIIYAVIIEVLNLLYRYAAEFLTDWENYRLESSYQNHLVLKVLVFNFFNCFASLFYIAFVMQDMVLLRQSLATLLITSQILNQIMEAFLPYWLQRRRNKKAHRRLQKVAKKEQELPLPQQVLLESDMSTYLGTFDDYLEQFLLFGYVSLFSCVYPLAAVLVVLNNITEVYSDAFKMCCVFKRPFADPASNIGVWQLAFETMSVIAVVTNCALIGLSPQVKAYFPESDTQLILLVVCVEHILLASKFILAFVIPDVPKPIQIQLARLEFESLEALKKKMRLHGRKSWKPLVPLTSEETRR